In the genome of Zygosaccharomyces rouxii strain CBS732 chromosome G complete sequence, the window TTCCGTTACCTTGGTTCTCAGGTCGTTTTGGTTGTTTTGGAATTTGTCTCATCTCAGCCGCTTGTGCTTCAAGCTGTTTTGAATAATCATGCTCGtttttttgtaaagaagAGACTTTTTGTTTTAACCCGGTTACTACAGCTTGCATTTTCTCCATTTGATCCTGTAACTCCAGCTTTTCGGAAACAATATCTTGTTTATCTGATTCCAAAACAATTACTCTCTGTTTCAGACGCTTATAATCATCTGTTGTGTCCTCGAACTCCATTTTATTATCCTCTATCAACCTCTTTAAATTGCggttttcttcttccaattctaattcatGTGCTTTTAATTGAACCATCTCCACGtttaatttttgtaattgttcATTTATCCTCTGAATTTTGTCTAGTCGTGttgaattttctttttcgtACTGTTGACGTACGTCTTCGAGCTGAGCGGTACGCTGTTTTAGGGTATTGTTCTCGGACTGAAAGGCCTTAAGAAGTTCATTTTGGACTACTAGTTTATTTTCTGAATTAGCCTTTAAAGtaatattttcttcattgagTCTTAACCACTTGTTTTTCTGTTGTTCCACTTCTGATGATATGTTTTCAATCTTACCATGCAACTCTTTCTCTATTTCCTTAAACCTGGCAAGTTCTGTTTCCTTAGAGATCAGCGAATTACATAAGTCCTCATATTGGGCCTCCTTAGTTCCTAAAGAGCTGAGTGCTTGGCTCTTTTGCAATtgtaaagaagaaatttgtGATTGTAAGCCTGAAATATTTGCTTCATATTCACGACTGTTGGTTAAGCTTTCCTTATAGCTTGAAAGCTCTTGagccaatttttccatccatttttttgattttataTGACCCTCGCGGACTTCATCAAAGAATCCAGGTAGTTTTTGTAAATGCTTCTGAAGGATTTCAAATGATTCAGATTGGTACTTTTGTAATCTGTCTTTGATATCTCCGGATATTGCCGTATACTCCTCAGAAGTTGTTTTTATTAGTTGGAAAGAATTAAGattgctgctgttgattTTATCCTGAACAATTTGTAAACGATTTTCATTCTCATTTGACcatttctttatcaattcCCAAGATTCATCTTTACCTCTCCGCAACTCTGAAAATAAAGAGCTTGTGTGTGCATCAAACTTTGCGCTTTGCAACTCTGTACCTTCTTTAATACTGGTGCTTAGTTTATCGTAATATCCGTCAATTTGGTTGAATCTTCCCATAAATTCGATAAATGATTTCTGGTAATAATCAACGAGTGATCGATTGTTCTCGCCAAAACTTGTTTTAAATTCAGATGAAATATTTGTTCTCAGAGTTCCTATGCATTCGgttaattttgaaattgatgattcGCTGAAGTTGTTCCAATCAACGTGATAAGCGCCGATGAAGtttgattccaaaataccaattttttccaaaatttgagaTTGGCCCTGAGATAGATTTTGTGTCAAATTCACCATCAGTTCACCCCTGATCTTACCAAATTCTTGGACTAAGGAGCTATTTTTCAGCTTCTCCTCGCTTAATTGGCCAGAGCAGCTGTCCAACTcccttttcaaatactcaatttctttaaccTTTTTAGCCAATTCCGTATCTGAATCCTTCTTTAAAAATCTTAATTGGGATAgattatttttcaatccatggatatcatctttataactttccacttttttcaaaagcttATCGTAGTTTTCCTTAAATTCCTTCAATTGAGtatcttcctttttcttttgctCAAAAAgtaatttggatttttcactGAATGAATTTAAAAGTTTTTTATATTCAGCAAATCTAtccattattttttctttgtcacTCTGATAGCTTTGGACCTGTGTTTTCAACTTGGAATTTTCAGTCTGTACTTTATGCAATTCTTGTTTTAAATTCGAGCATATCTTTTGCGTGTTGGTAAAGGCTTCTAATAAAACATCGTTTGAAGATGCATCGATATCACATTCCCTTTCTGaccgttgttgttgtgatGCTGGTAGTACTGGTAAGCTAAGATTAACGGTTTTTGCATTTATTTGATTACTATTTGGAGTACCAGAACTAGttccactttcttctttggagATTGGTACATCTCTCACTTCCGTTATCTCTAGATCATCCTCCTCCAGAAGTCCGCGGCCCGGTTTCTCAGCTTTGGTGGTACTCGGGTTAGGTGTACTGGATCTCAGCTGCAAGCTATGTCCAAATTTTCCCCCGTCAGAATTAATAATTGTAGTGGCTGGAGATGTAATATCTTCCTTGTTAGAATTCAAAAACagatcttccaaagaagAATCGCCCTCTTGCGTGTTAGAATTCTCATTTGAAGCCTCATTATCCTTCACCCGCAGCTTCGAGAATATGTTAGATCTCGGTTTGAAGCCTAAAGAACTGTCACGAAAGAAGTTCGACATGCTCTAACCCCTTGTAAATTAGCCGCTGAAATGACTGGAAGCTTAAATTAACCTCTTGAGTTCAAACTTCTTATATAAAGAATCCAGCACCGAAGGGACTAGTTAGTTAGACCTTATTTCGATTCTAATTGGTTTTTTCACCACTTTTTGTCTCCTGGAGTTGTGATCTGTAGTTGTTGAGGTTGTTTATCAAATGTTTGGCGCTTAGAAAGCAGGGAAAAAGAGGACACCGCACTCTTTAAAACACATTTAATCAAGAAGAACCAGCACGAACCGTCATTGGGAGTTCGTATTATTGGGAGCTAATGAGTAGGTCTCAACTGAAGCTAGAGGGAGGTTACTCTCCAAGAAACCCATCGTCAGTAGAGGATCTTTAAGATTTACATCACATTTAGCTACCGACAGTGTACAGTACGACTGTTTTGAATAGAAAATAGGTACTATAGATCATTTCAGACCTTTATCTTGGTTCAGACATGTGAGTGTTTCTCCTGTTTTTGATTAGACATCAGGGACAAAGTGTACCCTTTCGCAAGCACCGGTACTATGAAATGACAATACTGATCACAATTAAAGCAACACCCTAATCTTCTACCGGCAACGTTTTTGTATTGTTGTGATTGTTTTCAGTTGTGAGCACACGAAATATAAAAGGTTGTCCCTTCTGTTTGACGACGACAACTGGCTACAACACAACATATCCATTATTTCCTATCAAACAGTAATAAGCGTCAAAAGATTATGGCAATAAGCAGACTGTCATTTGGTAGCACTAGCCTTACGGCTACGAGCCATTGGGTGAAATGGAGAATTTCTGATTTCATTGTCTTAATCGTGAGTATAGTAATTAATGTCCCTGTTTATTATCAACATCCCTTCCAAAGGCAGTTTTACATTGACGATTTGACTATATCCCATCCGTATACTAAACATGAACGTGTGAGTAACGGAATGTTGCTCATATACAGCCTAGTGGTTCCTACGGTGAGTATTATAACGGTTTGGGCGCTTTTGGCCGACAAAAGACATAGGTGGCATCTACTCTATATCTCACTGCTAGGTCTGTATCTTTCCTGGTCATTAAATGTATTATTTACCAATTatatcaagaattggattgGCAGATTGAGGCCAGATTTCTTAGCTCGCTGTGAACCTAGGGAAGGTCTTCCTAAAGATACATTATTGAATGCTGCAGATGTCTGTACTACTCAGAATGTGGAGCGCTTATTAGAAGGGTTTAGAACTACACCTTCAGGACACTCGAGTGAAAGTTTCTCTGGTTTAGGATATCTTTACCTATGGCTATGTGGACAATTGATCACTGATCACCCACAAACTGGATTATGGCGGAAAATTGTAGCGTTTTTACCCTTACTAGGAGCTATGTTAATTGCGTTGTCGAGAACACAGGACTATAGACATCACTTCCTTGACGTTATCCTCGGTTCTGCTATAGGGTGCTCCTTCGCTCACTACATCTATAGAAGGTACTTCCCGGCTGTAGATAATCCCCTACCTTTCAAACCATTGTTAGATGATTCCGATGTTAACGAGTTAGATTCTACGACTCATCAACCTTTACAGGGGTCAGAGATGGCACCCTTGTCCTCTTGAACAGGATACTGATGcatgtatatatatatatatatatatatgtgtgtgtgtgtgtgtgttTGTGTGTTTGTGTACGTTATACTGTGGCTAATTGGCATACCCTGATTAAATTGGGCCTTCATTGTTAAATTGTGAGTATCATAGCTCGAAGGAAAGTCAGCCAAGATGATTCCTTGTtgaatttccaattttttctattgTATAGTGAACTTTTTCTATGAAATCGATTTTTTAAAAGGCGATGATTACTTGGAAGGGGAGGTGTTCCAAAAACAAGCTAAGAACTTAAGGTTTTGGTAACTTCTAAGGCCAACAGAAGAACTTTGATTGGACCCgaaattttttccaattatCAGTTTCCTACAAGACCAGGAATTGGCAACCCCTTTTTAACGATTTATTTGCTCCAGCTGGATTATTATGGATAAATGTCGAGGGCGCACCTTTCCTTAAATGAATACTATGAGATACAACAGAATGAGCTGGAGGCTATTCAGTCCATTTATATGGATGATTTTGTTAATTTGACTAGACAGAAATCTACTTGGGACAAGAAACCACAAataata includes:
- the ZIP1 gene encoding Zip1p (similar to uniprot|P31111 Saccharomyces cerevisiae YDR285W ZIP1 Synaptonemal complex (SC) protein that connects homologous chromosomes partially during zygotene and entirely during pachytene potential Cdc28p substrate synaptonemal complex protein); this translates as MSNFFRDSSLGFKPRSNIFSKLRVKDNEASNENSNTQEGDSSLEDLFLNSNKEDITSPATTIINSDGGKFGHSLQLRSSTPNPSTTKAEKPGRGLLEEDDLEITEVRDVPISKEESGTSSGTPNSNQINAKTVNLSLPVLPASQQQRSERECDIDASSNDVLLEAFTNTQKICSNLKQELHKVQTENSKLKTQVQSYQSDKEKIMDRFAEYKKLLNSFSEKSKLLFEQKKKEDTQLKEFKENYDKLLKKVESYKDDIHGLKNNLSQLRFLKKDSDTELAKKVKEIEYLKRELDSCSGQLSEEKLKNSSLVQEFGKIRGELMVNLTQNLSQGQSQILEKIGILESNFIGAYHVDWNNFSESSISKLTECIGTLRTNISSEFKTSFGENNRSLVDYYQKSFIEFMGRFNQIDGYYDKLSTSIKEGTELQSAKFDAHTSSLFSELRRGKDESWELIKKWSNENENRLQIVQDKINSSNLNSFQLIKTTSEEYTAISGDIKDRLQKYQSESFEILQKHLQKLPGFFDEVREGHIKSKKWMEKLAQELSSYKESLTNSREYEANISGLQSQISSLQLQKSQALSSLGTKEAQYEDLCNSLISKETELARFKEIEKELHGKIENISSEVEQQKNKWLRLNEENITLKANSENKLVVQNELLKAFQSENNTLKQRTAQLEDVRQQYEKENSTRLDKIQRINEQLQKLNVEMVQLKAHELELEEENRNLKRLIEDNKMEFEDTTDDYKRLKQRVIVLESDKQDIVSEKLELQDQMEKMQAVVTGLKQKVSSLQKNEHDYSKQLEAQAAEMRQIPKQPKRPENQGNGRKEPAKRRIREHLAPMFKPQAPSLPPPLPSTQRQLKSNSKDKDEEADEFDLSSSLNDDLELTNPSPIKPVIAKRGDTKIRPPMGSRKKLLLLDEQDSTPSKHRWKKRRI
- the DPP1 gene encoding bifunctional diacylglycerol diphosphate phosphatase/phosphatidate phosphatase (similar to uniprot|Q05521 Saccharomyces cerevisiae YDR284C DPP1 Diacylglycerol pyrophosphate (DGPP) phosphatase zinc-regulated vacuolar membrane-associated lipid phosphatase dephosphorylates DGPP to phosphatidate (PA) and Pi then PA to diacylglycerol involved in lipid signaling and cell metabolism) translates to MAISRLSFGSTSLTATSHWVKWRISDFIVLIVSIVINVPVYYQHPFQRQFYIDDLTISHPYTKHERVSNGMLLIYSLVVPTVSIITVWALLADKRHRWHLLYISLLGLYLSWSLNVLFTNYIKNWIGRLRPDFLARCEPREGLPKDTLLNAADVCTTQNVERLLEGFRTTPSGHSSESFSGLGYLYLWLCGQLITDHPQTGLWRKIVAFLPLLGAMLIALSRTQDYRHHFLDVILGSAIGCSFAHYIYRRYFPAVDNPLPFKPLLDDSDVNELDSTTHQPLQGSEMAPLSS